Proteins from a genomic interval of Rattus norvegicus strain BN/NHsdMcwi chromosome 2, GRCr8, whole genome shotgun sequence:
- the LOC102552324 gene encoding uncharacterized protein LOC102552324, with the protein MNSQRPGVQVAHPAVSTYLMMEEIKRLLVAPKRTKLPYSFQASLTGPSERQTSWDDLSHVYYQMAKHRMLQSAVGKRKNLNSSFDTLAVANHPFRRGHSECSYSRDMVAEDRRRSFPLAPHATSIAKYCQSQMLMEFNKAEVEATRKLCKNMKETQVALEQLEDTRQPQEPKVLVQAEKSFLGCLMRKHNQHKKNQQKLRRGHVQECGEIGRRMQMVGLQYQHNKNQIDAEDSPQTLIGQMVSSEQEVMPRVLMGETKPKSALGKIQSWELSSGKGSESKISPAINRENQKLWKELEHLAQDYYRVENTRKQMLKQKEELRNQRWDSVIHGTSIRLAWRDHKQRCPSDPEMLKSSVSSPLHPTMRINLN; encoded by the coding sequence ATGAACTCCCAAAGACCTGGAGTCCAAGTTGCACACCCAGCCGTAAGTACTTATCTGATGATGGAAGAAATTAAAAGGCTTCTAGTTGCCCCAAAGAGAACTAAGTTGCCTTACAGCTTCCAAGCTAGCTTGACAGGACCGAGTGAACGCCAGACTAGCTGGGATGACCTATCTCATGTTTACTACCAGATGGCTAAACATCGGATGCTTCAAAGCGCTGTTGGAAAGAGAAAAAATCTTAACTCTAGCTTTGATACGTTGGCCGTAGCCAACCATCCGTTTCGGAGGGGCCATAGTGAGTGCTCATACTCAAGGGACATGGTGGCTGAGGACCGTAGACGTTCCTTCCCATTGGCCCCACATGCAACTAGCATAGCTAAGTACTGTCAGTCACAGATGTTAATGGAGTTCAACAAGGCAGAAGTGGAGGCAACTCGGAAACTgtgtaaaaatatgaaagagactCAGGTAGCCCTGGAGCAGCTGGAGGACACTAGGCAGCCTCAGGAGCCAAAGGTACTGGTGCAGGCTGAAAAATCCTTCCTAGGATGCCTAATGAGAAAACATAACCAACATaagaagaatcaacagaagctgAGGAGAGGCCACGTCCAAGAATGTGGCGAGATaggaagaagaatgcaaatggtaGGCCTTCAGTACCAACACAATAAGAACCAGATTGATGCTGAGGATTCACCGCAGACGCTGATTGGTCAAATGGTGTCAAGTGAACAGGAAGTTATGCCGAGGGTGCTGATGGGAGAGACAAAACCAAAATCAGCCCTGGGGAAGATCCAGTCCTGGGAGTTGTCATCAGGAAAGGGGAGTGAGTCTAAGATCAGCCCTGCCATCAACAGAGAGAACCAGAAGTTATGGAAGGAATTAGAACACCTTGCTCAAGATTATTACAGAGtggaaaacacaaggaaacagatgctgaaacaaaaagaagagctgAGGAACCAACGCTGGGACTCAGTGATCCACGGGACATCAATAAGGCTGGCGTGGCGGGATCATAAGCAACGATGCCCCAGTGACCCTGAAATGCTCAAGAGCTCCGTAAGCAGTCCCCTGCACCCTACGATGAGAATAAATCTGAATTAA